The nucleotide sequence ACATTCCGATCTATGCGGCGCCGTCGGCCGAAGAGATGGAGCACTACTTTGCCCACCTCGAACGTGTGCTGCTGAAGACCGGCTTTCTCGACCCCGAGAACCCGCGGTTGTTGATGCGCCGGCTTCGCAATTTCTATCACCGCGCCCAGCCGGACCGGAACGAACTCAACATCCTCAGGGGCATCCTCACCACCACCGAAACCCCCAAGCGGCGGAGCCGTCGCCCGCGCCCCTGAAGGGTGGCCAGAATCCGGCCAGGCCCTGTGCAGCGAATCAGCAGCTTTGGCGCTGCGGCGACTTCGAACCACCGTCACGAGATGGCAACAATTCATGTTCCGGCAAGCACTTAGCCTCGCGCCAGCAAGCCGTAGTTGACGGCCCTCCGAAAGCCAGTAAGATTCGCCGCCCTTGCAGTGACTTACGCGGATTTCCGGGAACGGAGAAGGTGTAAGGCGCTGTAGCTCTTTAACAGAACAGACAAGTGATTTGTGTGGGTGCTCCTGTGCGCAGCTGCGGAAGCAGTAGTACACATGAGTATCAACGTGAGCCTATGGGCCATTTTGACGACTCTTAGGGTGTGATTGGATTTTGGTCTGATTGCATCCGGTTCCAGTTAGATTTAATTGGAGAGTTTGATCCTGGCTCAGATTGAACGCTGGCGGCATGCCTAACACATGCAAGTCGAACGAGGTGTACTTGTACATCTAGTGGCGGACGGGTGAGTAATACGTAGGAATCTACCTTGAAGTGGGGGATAACCCGGGGAAACCCGGACTAATACCGCATGATCTCTTCGGAGCAAAGCAGGGGATCGTAAGACCTTGCGCTTTTAGAGGAGCCTACGTCTGATTAGCTAGTTGGTAGGGTAATGGCCTACCAAGGCGACGATCAGTAACTGGTCTGAGAGGACGACCAGTCACACCGGAACTGAGACACGGTCCGGACTCCTACGGGAGGCAGCAGTGGGGAATATTGGACAATGGGCGAAAGCCTGATCCAGCAATGCCGCGTGTGTGAAGAAGGCCTTCGGGTTGTAAAGCACTTTAGGCTGGAAAGAAAAAACTCGAATTAATACTTCGAGTCTTGACGGTACCAGCAGAATAAGCACCGGCTAACTCTGTGCCAGCAGCCGCGGTAATACAGAGGGTGCGAGCGTTAATCGGATTTACTGGGCGTAAAGCGTGTGTAGGTGGTTCATTGCGTCGGTTGTGAAATCCCCGGGCTTAACCTGGGAACTGCTTCCGATACGGGTGGACTAGAGTACGGTAGAGGGTGGTGGAATTTCCGGTGTAGCGGTGAAATGCGTAGATATCGGAAGGAACATCAATGGCGAAGGCAGCCACCTGGGCCTGTACTGACACTGAGACACGAAAGCGTGGGGATCAAACAGGATTAGATACCCTGGTAGTCCACGCCGTAAACGATGAGAACTTGACGTCGGCTTGCTTAGCGAGTCGGTGTCGTAGCTAACGCGATAAGTTCTCCGCCTGGGGAGTACGGCCGCAAGGTTGAAACTCAAAGGAATTGACGGGGGCCCGCACAAGCGGTGGAGTATGTGGTTTAATTCGATGCAACGCGAAGAACCTTACCTGGTCTTGACATGTCTGGAATCCTGCAGAGATGCGGGAGTGCCTTCGGGAATCAGAACACAGGTGCTGCATGGCTGTCGTCAGCTCGTGTCGTGAGATGTTGGGTTAAGTCCCGCAACGAGCGCAACCCTTGCCCTTAGTTGCCATCATTCAGTTGGGCACTCTAAGGGGACCGCCGGTGACAAACCGGAGGAAGGTGGGGATGACGTCAAGTCATCATGGCCCTTATGACCAGGGCTACACACGTACTACAATGGTGCATACAGAGGGTCGCCAAGCCGCGAGGTGGAGCTAATCCCAGAAAGTGCATCGTAGTCCGGATCGGAGTCTGCAACTCGACTCCGTGAAGTCGGAATCGCTAGTAATCGCCGATCAGCATTTGCGGCGGTGAATACGTTCCCGGGCCTTGTACACACCGCCCGTCACACCATGGGAGTTGGCTGCACCAGAAGCCGGTAGTCTAACCGCAAGGGGGACGCCGTCCACGGTGTGGTCAATGACTGGGGTGAAGTCGTAACAAGGTAGCCGTAGGGGAACCTGCGGCTGGATCACCTCCTTTCAAGCGTATCCAAAGCGGTATGGGAGCGCCCACACAAGTCACTTGTCACAAGTAAGAAGGCCGAAGCGGTTGATCGGTCTGTAACCCGATGGGTCTGTAGCTCAGCTGGTTAGAGCACACGCTTGATAAGCGTGGGGTCGATGGTTCAAATCCGTCCAGACCCACCATCTACCTGGTTGAGTGACTGGACGCATAGGCACCGCACATGGGGCCATAGCTCAGCTGGGAGAGCACCTGCTTTGCAAGCAGGGGGTCGTCGGTTCGATCCCGACTGGCTCCACCATCTGACGGCTGAGACAAGTGTTTCACGAAGAACACTTGTCTGAGCCTGGACGCGCAAGCGTGATCGGGACTTGTTCTTTAACAATAAGGTTTGTTGTCGAACACTGTAAGCAACAGTGATCTTCAATGAGAAGAAGGCGCTTCACGGCAACGTGGGGTGTTTATTTTTGTTGTGGATTCACATGATTCAATGCCGAAGGTGCTTGACGGCGAAAAATGTCGTTGTAGTAGTAATGATTGTTGTTATGTAACCGCAACGTTCCGCCAGAAAGCGGGATGTTCAGCAGCCGTAGCGAGCGAAGGCGTGTTGGGCACGCACGGAGCGCAGGAACCGGAGTGTATCGAGATATACATGAGGATTCCGAGCACCGTACGGGCACAAGACGTCGAGCGTAGTAGGCTGATGGACATACCGGGGAATGTTTGAGGTTATATGGTCAAGCGATCAAGCGCATCTGGTGGATGCCTTGGCGGCAACAGGCGATGAAGGACGTTGTAGCCTGCGAAAAGCTACGGGGAGCTGGCAAACAAGCTTTGATCCGTAGATGTCCGAATGGGGAAACCCCTCCGCAAGGAGATCGTACGCTGAATACATAGGCGTGCGAGGCGAACCCGGGGAACTGAAACATCTAAGTACCCGGAGGAAAAGAAATCAACCGAGATTCCGCAAGTAGTGGCGAGCGAACGCGGATCAGCCCAAAAGTGTATTGAAACCTAGCAGAACAGTCTGGAAAGGCTGGCCATAGTGGGTGATAGCCCCGTATGCGAAAGGTGATATGCATGAAATTGAGTAGGGCGGGGCACGTAAAACCCTGTCTGAACATGGGGGGACCATCCTCCAAGGCTAAATACTCGTTGCCGACCGATAGTGAACCAGTACCGTGAGGGAAAGGCGAAAAGAACCCCGGCGAGGGGAGTGAAATAGAACCTGAAACCGGATGCGTACAAGCAGTCAGAGCCCGCAAGGGTGATGGCGTACCTTTTGTATAATGGGTCAGCGACTTACTTGTCTGTAGCAAGGCTAACCGTTTAGGGGAGCCGCAGGGAAACCGAGTCTTAATAGGGCGCTTAGTTGCAGGCAGTAGACCCGAAACCCGTCGATCTATCCATGGCCAGGGTGAAGTTGTGGTAACACACAATGGAGGCCCGAACTCACGCCTGTTGAAAAAGTCGGAGATGAGCTGTGGATAGGAGTGAAAGGCTAATCAAGGCGGGTGATAGCTGGTTCTCCTCGAAAGCTATTTAGGTAGCGCCTCGTGTATGACTCCGGGGGGTAGAGCACTGTTACGGTTTGGGGGGAGCACAAGTTCCTACCCAGCTGTTGCAAACTCCGAATACCCGGAAGTATGAGCACGGGAGACACACGGTGGGAGCTAAATTCCATCGTGAAAAGGGAAACAGCCCTGACCGCCAGCTAAGGTCCCCAAATCTCAGCTAAGTGGGAAACGATGTGGGAAGTCATAGACAGCCAGGATGTTGGCTTAGAAGCAGCCATCATTTAAAGAAAGCGTAATAGCTCACTGGTCGAGTCGGCCCGCGCGGAAGATGTAACGGGGCTCAAGCTGAGTACCGAAGCTGCGGATGCACACTTAGGTGTGCGTGGTAGAGGAGCGTTCTGTAAGCCTGTGAAGGTGACTCGTAAGGGTTGCTGGAGGTATCAGAAGTGCGAATGCTGACATGAGTAACGACAAGAACGGTGAAAAACCGTTCCGCCGTAAGCCCAAGGGTTCCAGCGCAACGATATTCGGCGCTGGGTGAGTCGGATCCTAAGGCGAGGCCGAGAGGCGTAGTCGATGGAAAACAGGTTAATATTCCTGTACTTGTGGTGACTGCGATGGGGTGACGGAGAAAGTTATGGTGGCTTCCTGTTGGATGGAAGTTCAAGCGTTTAGGCAGGTCTCTTAGGCAAATCCGGGAGATCAATGCTGAGGCGTGATGTCGAGGCTCAATTGAGCCGAAGTACCAGATACTCTGCTTCCAAGAAAAACCTCTAAGCTTCAGGTCATCGCGATCCGTACCCCAAACCGACACAGGTGGGCGAGGAGAGTATCCTAAGGCGTTTGAGACAACTCGGATGAAGGAACTCGGCAAATTGGTGCCGTAACTTCGGGAGAAGGCACGCCCTCATTAGGTGTAACAGCCGAAGAGGGTCGCAGTGAAGAGGGGGTTGCGACTGTTTATCAAAAACACAGGACTCTGCAAACACGAAAGTGGACGTATAGGGTCTGACGCCTGCCCGGTGCTGGAAGGTTAATTGATGGGGTCAGCCGTAAGGCGAAGCTCTTGATCGAAGCCCCAGTAAACGGCGGCCGTAACTATAACGGTCCTAAGGTAGCGAAATTCCTTGTCGGGTAAGTTCCGACCTGCACGAATGGCGTAACGATAGCCCCACTGTCTCCATCCGAGGCTCAGTGAAATTGAAATCGCTGTGACGATGCAGTGTTCCCGCGGCAAGACGGAAAGACCCCGTGAACCTTTACTACAACTTTGCACTGGATTTTGAGTTTGTTTGTGTAGGATAGGTGGGAGCCTTTGAAACCTGGGCGCTAGCTCAGGTGGAGGCAACCTTGAAATACCACCCTGATAAACTTGAAGTTCTAACCTAGGCCCGTTATCCGGGTCAGGGACATTGCATGGCGGGTAGTTTGACTGGGGCGGTCTCCTCCCAAAGAGTAACGGAGGAGTGCGAAGGTAACCTCAGCGCGGTCGGAAATCGCGCTTTTGAGTGCATAGGCATAAGGTTGCTTGACTGCGAGACAGACACGTCGAGCAGGTACGAAAGTAGGTCTAAGTGATCCGGTGGTTCTGTATGGAAGGGCCATCGCTCAACGGATAAAAGGTACTCCGGGGATAACAGGCTGATACTGCCCAAGAGTCCATATCGACGGCAGTGTTTGGCACCTCGATGTCGGCTCATCTCATCCTGGGGCTGTAGCAGGTCCCAAGGGTCCGGCTGTTCGCCGGTTAAAGAGGTACGCGAGCTGGGTTCAGAACGTCGTGAGACAGTTCGGTCCCTATCTGCCGTGGGCGTTCGAGATTTGAGAGGCGTTGACCTTAGTACGAGAGGACCGGGTTGAACACACCTCTGGTGTTCCAGTTGTCACGCCAGTGGCATCGCTGGGTAGCTATGTGTGGACGGGATAACCGCTGAAAGCATCTAAGCGGGAAGCCCACCTCAAGATGAGATCTCGCGGGTCTTTAAGACCCCTGAAGAGCCCTTGTAGACGACGAGGTTGATAGGCACGGTGTGGAAGTGCAGTAATGCATGGAGCTAACGTGTACTAATTGCTCGTGAGGCTTGGCCATATAACGCTCAAGCATTCCGGTGATGGATAACTCCATCCCGCTACAACGACTTCGACGTCAATGCACATCAGCATTGAATCAGCAGTGTTCGAACAACAAACCAAATTCGGTGATCTGCCCCAAAGGCAGACCACCAAACGATTTGCCTGGCGGCCTTAGCGAGTTGGAACCACCTGTTCCCATCCCGAACACAGAAGTGAAACGACTTAGCGCCGATGGTAGTGTGGCTTGCCCATGTGAGAGTAGGACACTGCCAGGCTTTATACCCAACCCCCGATCAGAAATGATCGGGGGTTTTTTGTTGGGGCGCCGTGCCCACATCTCTCGACCCATCGGCTACAGTACGGGGACAACGACGCCGGTCGCACCGGCACCGAAACAGGGAGACCCAGAACGATGAAATTTGATGACAAGCACAGCTTCCGCCAGCCGGTCGAGGCCCTGACCAAGATGTACTTCAGCCGTGCCTATCACGAGCGCAAGTACGACATGATGAAGGCGCGGAATGTTGAAGTGCTGGAGTTGGTCGATGAGCCGGATCGCTTCCATATCGTGGTGCGCTTCAGCACCGACGCCGATGCGCCGCTGCCCGACTTTGCCAAGCGCGTGATCGGCGATTCGCTGGCGATCACCCAGACCGACAGCTGGGATCGCAAGGCGTTGAAAGGCACGATCAACGTTGAAATCAAGGGTGCGCCAGTGAAGGTGTCGGCGGACATGGTGATCCGCAGCGAGCCCAGCGGCGGAGCGTCCAACAACTTTGTCTGGAATGTGCAGTGCGGTATCCCGTTGATCGGCGGCAAGATCGAAAAGATCATTGCGGGCGATATCCAGTCGAAGGCCGGTGCCGATGCTGCGCGGTCGCAAAAGATTCTGGATGAGCAATCCTGATCAGCCACCGCCGTCGCTCTGGGCAACCATCCAGAGCGTACTGGCGGCGTTCTTCGGGGTTCAGAGTCGTGCCAATCGCGAGCGGGACTTTCGTCATGGGCGCGCCTGGCAGTTCATTCTCGTGGGTCTCCTGATGACCGTCACACTGATCGCCACGTTGATCGTGGTGGTCCGCGTGGTCATGCACAACGTCGGCGGATAGCGGGGTCCACCCCCGTCTGGGGGGTGGGCGTCAGCCGCTCTGGGACTGAGAATCCAAGCGTCCGCCGGAGGCTCCGGCACTACCGCTCCCAGGGAGTTCGCATGTCCAAGACCATCCTCCGTCGTCACCTGTATGTGGCGGCCCTGTCGTCATTGATGCTGGCCGCCTGTGCTGGCGCGCCCAAGGCTCCGCCGAAGTACGACAGTGCGTCGACGCCGGAAGCGCAGGCGGCGACCTTCATTGGCACCAACAAGGACGTGAAACGGATGCCGTCCGTCAGCAAGGTGGCGGTGCTCTCCT is from Flagellatimonas centrodinii and encodes:
- a CDS encoding DUF2505 domain-containing protein; the protein is MKFDDKHSFRQPVEALTKMYFSRAYHERKYDMMKARNVEVLELVDEPDRFHIVVRFSTDADAPLPDFAKRVIGDSLAITQTDSWDRKALKGTINVEIKGAPVKVSADMVIRSEPSGGASNNFVWNVQCGIPLIGGKIEKIIAGDIQSKAGADAARSQKILDEQS
- a CDS encoding DUF2970 domain-containing protein gives rise to the protein MSNPDQPPPSLWATIQSVLAAFFGVQSRANRERDFRHGRAWQFILVGLLMTVTLIATLIVVVRVVMHNVGG